A genome region from Streptomyces antimycoticus includes the following:
- a CDS encoding TOMM precursor leader peptide-binding protein yields the protein MTGELGFTPHLRVEPVPGEAVYLVSEHGVTALHGRAIAALAPLLDGSRDLAHILTEAAAPAGAAGPPGAVPAGQAERVIARLRAAGLVSERDHAWTPEEAYWELAGLHTAGGSAPAPAPQPTRPAVAPLVLGSADPGEVVRALRAAGLRIADLRTVDGKATDGDPTDGDPTASGAFSHRREICQIAPRQHDDAELTLVVCDDYLDPRLATVDAAHRAAGRRWLPVKPVGTQAWLGPFLGAPDDPCWVCLADRLWRGRQAEAYLQRRLGRPGPVPRPPASLPASRAAALQLAALEAAKWLAGHRHPGQRELRTLDSLTATVDRHPLSRRPQCPGCGDPALVAARIRAPLALPSPREPLTETGTETSPRRIMERYGHLVDPVTGLVTEIRRDPRGPAVLNCFHARHPSYAGAGPQSGLDAVRAGLRAAAHGKGRTAEQARASALCEALEHYSGHFQGDEPRQRACYRDLHPDDAVHPDTVQLFDPRQFRDTALPARHRIHDPFDEGAELDWTPVWSLTAERHRLLPTALLYYGAPQPPRHRCCRADSNGTAAGGTLADAVVRGFLELVERDAVALWWYNRTRQPAVALDAFDDPWLAEVRAAHRGLRREVWALDLTTDFGIPVVAALSRRLDKPAEDITLGFGAHFDRHTALCHALAELNQMLPAVVEARADGGGYGTAEPESLRWFRTATLADHPYLTPDPGAVPPRGISRPPEGGALASVGEVVRQRGMELLVLDQTRPDVGLPVAKVLVPGMRPHWARFAPGRLFDVPVALGRLPGPTPYADLNPIPFFL from the coding sequence ATGACCGGCGAACTGGGCTTCACACCACATCTGCGGGTCGAGCCGGTGCCGGGCGAGGCCGTGTATCTCGTCTCCGAGCACGGGGTCACGGCGCTGCACGGGCGGGCGATCGCCGCGCTCGCGCCGCTGCTCGACGGGTCGCGGGACCTCGCCCACATCCTCACCGAGGCCGCCGCGCCCGCCGGCGCCGCGGGGCCGCCCGGCGCGGTCCCGGCCGGGCAGGCCGAGCGCGTGATCGCCCGCCTCCGTGCGGCCGGGCTGGTCTCCGAGCGGGACCACGCCTGGACCCCCGAGGAGGCGTACTGGGAGCTGGCCGGGCTGCACACCGCGGGCGGCTCCGCCCCGGCCCCCGCGCCCCAGCCCACCCGCCCCGCCGTGGCCCCGCTGGTCCTCGGCTCGGCCGACCCTGGCGAGGTGGTCCGGGCGCTGCGCGCCGCGGGGCTGAGAATCGCGGACCTGAGGACCGTGGACGGGAAGGCGACGGACGGCGATCCGACGGATGGCGATCCGACGGCTTCCGGGGCCTTTAGCCATCGGCGAGAGATATGTCAAATCGCCCCCCGTCAACATGACGACGCAGAACTCACCCTTGTGGTGTGCGATGACTACCTCGATCCGCGGCTCGCCACCGTGGACGCCGCCCACCGCGCCGCCGGCCGTCGCTGGCTGCCCGTCAAACCGGTGGGCACCCAGGCGTGGCTGGGCCCGTTCCTCGGCGCCCCCGACGACCCGTGCTGGGTCTGTCTGGCCGACCGGCTGTGGCGCGGACGGCAGGCCGAGGCGTATCTCCAGCGCCGGCTCGGCCGCCCCGGACCGGTACCGCGCCCGCCCGCCTCCCTGCCCGCGAGCCGCGCCGCCGCGCTCCAGCTCGCCGCCCTGGAGGCCGCCAAGTGGCTGGCCGGGCACCGGCATCCGGGCCAGCGGGAGCTGCGCACCCTGGACAGCCTCACCGCCACCGTGGACCGCCATCCGCTCTCCCGCCGCCCGCAGTGCCCCGGCTGCGGCGATCCGGCGCTGGTCGCGGCCCGGATACGGGCGCCCCTGGCGCTGCCGTCGCCACGGGAGCCGCTGACCGAGACCGGCACCGAGACCTCCCCGCGCCGGATCATGGAGCGCTACGGACACCTGGTGGACCCGGTCACCGGGCTGGTCACCGAGATCCGGCGCGATCCGCGCGGCCCCGCCGTCCTCAACTGCTTCCATGCCCGCCACCCTTCGTACGCGGGAGCGGGCCCCCAGAGCGGCCTGGACGCCGTAAGGGCCGGGCTGCGGGCGGCCGCCCACGGTAAGGGCCGCACCGCCGAACAGGCGCGGGCGAGCGCGCTGTGCGAGGCCCTGGAGCACTACAGCGGTCATTTCCAGGGGGACGAGCCCCGGCAGCGCGCTTGCTACCGCGATCTGCACCCGGACGACGCCGTGCACCCGGACACCGTCCAGCTCTTCGACCCGCGCCAGTTCCGCGACACCGCCCTCCCCGCGCGCCACCGGATCCACGATCCGTTCGACGAGGGCGCGGAGCTGGACTGGACCCCGGTGTGGTCACTCACCGCCGAGCGCCACCGGCTGCTGCCCACCGCGCTGCTGTACTACGGCGCCCCGCAGCCCCCGCGCCACCGCTGCTGCCGTGCGGACTCCAACGGCACGGCGGCGGGCGGCACGCTGGCCGACGCCGTCGTACGGGGCTTCCTGGAGCTGGTGGAGCGGGACGCGGTCGCCCTGTGGTGGTACAACCGCACCCGGCAGCCCGCCGTGGCCCTGGACGCCTTCGACGACCCGTGGCTGGCCGAAGTCCGCGCCGCCCACCGGGGATTGCGGCGCGAGGTGTGGGCCCTGGACCTCACCACGGACTTCGGCATCCCGGTGGTCGCCGCGCTCTCCCGGCGCCTCGACAAGCCCGCCGAGGACATCACCCTCGGCTTCGGCGCCCACTTCGACCGGCACACCGCGCTGTGCCACGCCCTTGCCGAGCTGAACCAGATGCTCCCGGCGGTGGTCGAGGCCCGCGCCGACGGCGGGGGCTACGGCACCGCCGAGCCCGAGTCGCTGCGCTGGTTCCGTACCGCGACCCTGGCCGACCACCCGTACCTGACGCCCGATCCGGGCGCCGTACCGCCCCGGGGGATATCCAGGCCCCCCGAGGGCGGCGCACTGGCCTCCGTAGGGGAGGTGGTGCGGCAGCGCGGGATGGAGTTGCTGGTGCTGGACCAGACCCGGCCGGATGTGGGGCTGCCGGTGGCCAAGGTGCTGGTGCCCGGAATGCGCCCGCACTGGGCCCGGTTCGCGCCCGGCCGGCTCTTCGACGTCCCGGTCGCGCTCGGACGGCTGCCGGGGCCCACGCCCTATGCGGATCTCAACCCGATTCCGTTTTTCCTGTGA